A genomic stretch from Clavelina lepadiformis chromosome 5, kaClaLepa1.1, whole genome shotgun sequence includes:
- the LOC143460361 gene encoding uncharacterized protein LOC143460361, translated as MNMSEMTDFVRSGEESGAEMNRVEEKEEEEGGDKELVGDMGSVEEEERGDKELVRESGSVETCLSMSEEEEGGDKELVRESGSVETGLSMSEEEEELPCASQTISKLDPFRTENENYKGLIKFSCCHK; from the exons atgaaCATGAGCGAAATGACTGACTTTGTGAGATCAG GAGAAGAGAGTGGTGCGGAAATGAATCGAGTAGAAGAGAAAGAG GAAGAAGAGGGAGGCGATAAAGAGTTGGTGGGGGATATGGGATCAGTAGAG GAAGAAGAGAGAGGCGATAAAGAGTTGGTGCGGGAATCGGGATCAGTTGAAACGTGTTTAAGCATGAGCGAA GAAGAAGAGGGAGGCGATAAAGAGTTGGTGCGGGAATCGGGATCAGTTGAAACGGGTTTAAGCATGAGCGAA GAAGAAGAGGAACTGCCATGTGCTTCTCAAACCATTTCTAAACTGGACCCTTTTCGgacagaaaatgaaaactataagggattaattaaattttcgTGTTGtcataagtaa
- the LOC143460306 gene encoding uncharacterized protein LOC143460306, with protein sequence MDNMSDLTQKDEAFKEDSKETHSINPLQSDESIIDPEKVNEIPQDQALSKKSRMQFSKEEVSDVKRVFAEKIHRGERILLKEAKAALEKGDLPCCANKTPKQIEDRVVVFIRTAQRLEGKKTAKV encoded by the exons ATGGACAATATGAGTGACCTCACCCAGAAAGATGAAGCATTTAAAGAAGACAGTAAGGAGACGCATTCTATAAATCCGCTGCAAAGCGATGAGTCCATCATCGATCCGGAGAAAGTGAATGAAATCCCACAAGATCAAGCACTGTCAAAA AAAAGTCGAATGCAATTTTCTAAAGAAGAAGTGTCTGATGTAAAGCGTGTCTTTGCCGAAAAAATCCACAGAGGGGAAAGAATATTGCTCAAGGAGGCAAAGGCTGCATTAGAGAAGGGGGACCTACCTTGTTGTGCAAACAAAACCCCGAAACAAATTGAAGACCGTGTGGTAGTCTTTATTAGAACGGCACAAAGGCTGGAAGgaaaaaaaactgcaaaagtgTAA
- the LOC143458742 gene encoding uncharacterized protein LOC143458742, protein MTDFGMSDFVRSGEESGAEMNRREEKEVGLRKNVEEERGDKELVRESGSVETGLSMSEEEERGDKELVRESGSVETGLSMSEEEEGGDKELVRESGSVETGLSMSEEEEGGDKELVRESGSVETCLSMSEEEEGGDKELVRESGSVETCLSMSEEEERGDKELVRESGSVETGLSMSEDEKYSDDSVSDRDYQPEDSESGDSESSDSQLRKIVKIKRRKMLRVSDGVSPPGVGFIENRKKVMYQQALEAQKITEHDPYDFVCESGVEIPPVPGISEAERLAIQTGARAFVKNCANEAINPAGSLKKVVLGGQGVLRESKDSDKEREKPSESGEPSESGPKRRRPRQKKKCPVCGLMNSNITRHMRDIHLQTYVGEGEFQCQIVNCRSRFSSRLGLVRHLRGNRHAGEPEAKAMARSFDRRRKTLPIQESPSSFNWEDIMKQFFEFLMGHDGGAHDESVARDRVHLLRNIIKDCEFENLQSFNIEDYKKKHVQKLQKEKKKPATFISHSNAVTNFLNFAILKKLTLSFNVGEALLNLKNRRASYRKSLKKRRQVIRERDRRNALDPEEVARVMKNPIFHKTSLATKLWEKDPGAEIRRAHGEILMAFLIIQNSQRTSAVRNMLVDELNHGFKTKKQRWIVRVRDHKTSATYGDATIVMPGWLKDGLDNLVQFNGGACDIVFPHQGKALTSSAAAKVLQRVWKLAGGRGKFTATSNRKHSATQVRSKRPDRRLLVAKHMAHSSATQETYYANELQNAEAEQAYEVIDEIRSCSSVGKEGRKEGGSEGSKEGGSGLEGGCGGVDVVPVVEGGLDPQIILHQIDISNVAGVAMLPESPGASATPTRKRKRDCSVVESPSKSSTPRKRKSFSNYSFSESPSKSSTPRKRKSFSNYSFSPIKPHRFSHTNKTTSKREKKVSIVKSRRQFTTDESLEINTFFERRTSSRKTQSVVEKEKENDLIEAILSHREDGLEVAEIENKGRGVIATKQFVHGEFIVEYVGDLITWKEAKKREVKYASDTNVGCYMYYFNSKAKRFCIDATNESSSFGRLFNHSRRKPNCRTRVVWIGGKSGEQPHLAIIAKRDIKKEEEMLFDYGDRERDAIKENPWLKD, encoded by the exons ATGACCGACTTCGGGATGTCTGACTTTGTGAGATCAG GAGAAGAGAGTGGTGCGGAAATGAATCGGAGAGAAGAGAAAGAGGTAGGATTAAGGAAGAACGTA GAAGAAGAGAGAGGCGATAAAGAGTTGGTGCGGGAATCGGGATCAGTTGAAACGGGTTTAAGCATGAGCGAA GAAGAAGAGAGAGGCGATAAAGAGTTGGTGCGGGAATCGGGATCAGTTGAAACGGGTTTAAGCATGAGCGAA GAAGAAGAGGGAGGCGATAAAGAGTTGGTGCGGGAATCGGGATCAGTTGAAACGGGTTTAAGCATGAGCGAA GAAGAAGAGGGAGGCGATAAAGAGTTGGTGCGGGAATCGGGATCAGTTGAGACGTGTTTAAGCATGAGCGAA GAAGAAGAGGGAGGCGATAAAGAGTTGGTGCGGGAATCGGGATCAGTTGAGACGTGTTTAAGCATGAGCGAA GAAGAAGAGAGAGGCGATAAAGAGTTGGTGCGGGAATCGGGATCAGTTGAAACGGGTTTAAGCATGAGCGAA GATGAAAAATATAGTGATGACAGCGTTTCCGATAGGGACTACCAGCCAGAAGATTCCGAGAGTGGCGATTCGGAATCTTCTGATTCACAATTAAGGAAGATTGTA aaaataaagcGAAGGAAGATGTTGCGTGTGAGTGATGGAGTGAGCCCCCCAGGAGTGGGGTTCATTGAAAACCGGAAGAAAGTTATGTATCAGCAAGCTTTGGAGGCACAGAAAATAAC cgAACACGATCCGTACGACTTCGTCTGTGAAAGCGGGGTGGAAATCCCGCCAGTACCTGGCATAAGCGAAGCCGAAAGGCTTGCAATTCAAACAGGAGCCAG AGCGTTTGTAAAGAACTGCGCAAACGAGGCGATTAACCCTGCTGG ATCGTTAAAGAAAGTTGTGCTTGGAGGCCAAGGTGTCTTGAGAGA ATCAAAGGATAGTGATAAGGAACGGGAAAAACCAAGTGAAAGTGGTGAACCAAGTGAAAGTGGACCTAAAAGGAGACGGCCCcgacaaaagaaaaagtgtcc AGTGTGTGGACTGATGAACTCGAACATTACGAGGCATATGCGAGATATCCACCTCCAAACATATGTAGGGGAGGGAGAATTTCAATGCCAAATTGTGAATTGCCGGAGTCGTTTTTCTTCTCGTCTTGGCCTTGTGAGACACCTTCGTGGCAATCGTCACGCTGGTGAACCCGAGGCCAAGGCGATGGCTCGATCCTTTGATCGCCGACGAAAAACTCTCCCAATC CAAGAGAGCCCCTCCTCATTCAATTGGGAGGATATCATGAAACAATTCTTCGAATTTTTAATGGGGCATGATGGAGGGGCTCACGATGAAAGTGTGGCGAGGGACAGAGTACACTTGTTACGAAACATAATTAAAGATTGTGAATTCGAAAATTTACAATCGTTTAATATTGaagattataaaaaaaaacacgtGCAG aaattacaaaaagaaaagaagaaaccGGCGACCTTCATATCTCATTCAAACGCAGTaaccaattttttaaatttcgcTATTCTGAAGAAATTAACATTGTCTTTCAATGTGGGGGAGGCCCTCCTTAACCTGAAAAATAGAAGGGCCTCCTACAGAAAATCACTAAAGAAAAG gAGACAGGTCATTCGAGAACGAGACCGCAGGAATGCGCTGGACCCGGAGGAAGTGGCTAGAGTGATGAAAAATccaatttttcataaaacgtCACTAGCCACAAAAC TCTGGGAAAAAGATCCCGGGGCGGAGATCAGGAGAGCTCATGGGGAAATCCTCATGGCTTTCCTGATTATTCAAAACTCCCAGCGCACGAGTGCGGTCCGGAACATGCTTGTTGATGAGCTGAACCATggatttaaaacaaagaaacaacgATGGATTGTTCGA GTGCGAGATCACAAAACATCCGCTACGTATGGCGACGCAACAATCGTGATGCCAGGATGGCTGAAGGACGGACTGGACAACCTTGTCCAGTTCAACGGCGGAGCTTGTGATATAGTTTTTCCTCATCAAGGAAAAGCTCTTACAAGTTCCGCCGCAGCTAAAGTCCTTCAGCGGGTCTGGAAGTTGGCCGGAGGTCGCGGAAAATTTACCGCGACCTCAAATAGAAAGCATTCGGCGACACAA GTGAGATCTAAAAGACCAGATAGGCGCCTGCTGGTGGCCAAACACATGGCACACAGCTCGGCCACCCAGGAAACATATTATGCCAATGAACTTCAGAACGCTGAGGCTGAACAAGCCTACGAAGTCATTGATGAAATAAGG TCGTGCAGTTCAGTTGGAAAAGAAGGAAGGAAGGAAGGTGGCAGCGAGGGAAGTAAGGAAGGTGGCAGTGGATTGGAAGGTGGATGTGGTGGAGTGGATGTGGTGCCAGTGGTGGAAGGTGGATTGGATCCTCAAATTATTCTGCACCAG atCGACATCTCTAATGTTGCAGGTGTTGCAATGCTGccg gagAGCCCCGGCGCATCTGCAACACCGacgagaaaaagaaaaagggaTTGTAGTGTCGTG gagAGCCCCAGCAAATCATCAACGCCTAGGAAAAGAAAATCGTTCAGTAATTACAGTTTCTCG gagAGCCCCAGCAAATCATCAACCCCTAGGAAAAGGAAATCGTTCAGTAATTACAGTTTCTCG ccaATAAAACCACATCGATTTTCTCACACCAATAAAACCACATCGAAGAgagaaaaaaaagtttcaattgtG aaatctcGGCGACAATTTACGACCGACGAATCGCTGGAAATAAATACCTTTTTCGAAAG GAGAACAAGTTCCAGGAAAACGCAATCAGTTgtggaaaaagaaaaagaaaatgacttAATTGAGGCAATTTTGTCTCATCGCGAAGACGGGCTAGAAGTTgcagaaattgaaaacaaaggCAGGGGAGTTATTGCCACCAAACAGTTCGTCCATGGGGAGTTTATTGTTGAATATGTAGGGGATTTGATAACGTGGAAAGAGGCAAAAAAAAGGGAAGTCAAATATGCATCTGATACTAATGTTGGTTGCTATATGTATTACTTCAATTCAAAAGCAAAGAGGTTTTGCATCGATGCAACAAACGAGTCAAGTAGCTTTGGGCGGTTGTTTAACCACAGTCGGAGAAAACCAAATTGTCGCACACGTGTGGTCTGGATTGGTGGTAAATCAGGCGAACAGCCTCATCTGGCAATTATTGCTAAGAGAGACATTAAGAAAGAAGAAGAGATGTTATTTGATTACGGAGATCGAGAAAGAGATGCAATTAAAGAAAACCCATGGCTAAAAGACTGA